A genome region from Coprococcus phoceensis includes the following:
- a CDS encoding recombinase family protein has protein sequence MNQINNSKKIYHAAIYVRLSKEDGDVATAGKRESNSISNQKDLIKNFLKDKKDIVVVSERVDDGYSGSNFERPAFQMMLEDIKKGIVDCVVVKDLSRFGREYIDAGKYIERLFPALGVRFIAVNDHYDSLEGKSQADEIVIPFKNLINDAYCRDISIKIRSHLEVKRKNGEYIGAFTPYGYQKDSDNKNKLVIDVYAAGIVKEIYRMKLSGMSQTAIANALNKQGVLSPMEYKHSLGIRIQDNFKTHEQAEWSAMSVKRILENEVYTGTLVQGKRTTPNHKVKKLLKKPETDWVRIEKNHEAIVSEREFALVQRLLGIDTRTSPNEEKVYPLSGLVVCGDCGAMMIKRDVPAGGKVYAYYICSRHAATKACAAHRIPMGKLEETVLELVKIHIENILDMKKIMDFIHEVPFQELDIKELEIRKEAKEKEAERCRELRDYLYEDFREGIISKEDYKELHDGYTEKRKKAEEAVRSIDQQISEVMESKSDKYHWLDYFAEHQNIQELTRTVAVELIDQILVYDKKHIEVRFNFDDCYQSLLRQIQSVGCDVSTGIDGRIEIQKREVV, from the coding sequence ATGAATCAAATTAACAATTCAAAGAAAATCTATCATGCAGCCATTTATGTTCGTTTATCGAAAGAAGATGGCGATGTTGCTACTGCTGGAAAGCGTGAAAGCAACAGTATCTCAAATCAGAAAGATCTGATAAAAAATTTCCTAAAAGATAAAAAGGATATAGTTGTTGTATCAGAACGGGTGGATGACGGTTACAGCGGTTCTAATTTTGAACGTCCTGCATTTCAGATGATGCTGGAAGATATCAAAAAAGGAATTGTGGATTGTGTCGTTGTAAAAGACCTTTCCCGTTTTGGACGTGAGTATATTGATGCCGGAAAATATATCGAAAGATTATTTCCGGCACTTGGCGTGCGGTTTATTGCGGTCAATGATCATTATGACAGCCTGGAAGGAAAAAGTCAGGCAGACGAAATCGTGATTCCCTTCAAGAATCTCATTAACGATGCATATTGCCGTGACATTTCTATCAAAATAAGAAGCCACCTGGAAGTAAAGAGAAAAAATGGGGAATATATTGGAGCGTTTACACCGTATGGCTACCAGAAAGATTCAGATAATAAAAATAAACTGGTGATAGATGTATATGCGGCAGGTATCGTCAAAGAAATTTACCGTATGAAATTATCAGGTATGAGCCAGACAGCAATTGCCAATGCATTGAACAAACAGGGTGTTCTTTCACCAATGGAATACAAGCACAGTCTTGGAATAAGGATTCAGGATAATTTTAAAACACACGAACAGGCAGAATGGAGCGCCATGTCGGTAAAAAGAATCCTTGAAAATGAAGTATACACTGGAACTCTGGTGCAGGGAAAAAGAACAACACCAAACCATAAAGTGAAAAAATTGTTGAAAAAGCCGGAGACTGATTGGGTTAGAATTGAAAAAAATCATGAGGCTATCGTATCAGAACGAGAATTTGCACTGGTGCAGAGATTATTAGGGATAGATACAAGGACTTCTCCGAACGAGGAAAAGGTATATCCATTATCTGGACTTGTGGTTTGTGGAGACTGTGGGGCAATGATGATCAAACGGGATGTTCCGGCAGGAGGAAAGGTATATGCTTACTATATCTGTTCCAGACATGCGGCCACGAAAGCGTGTGCGGCACACAGAATACCAATGGGTAAACTGGAAGAAACAGTACTGGAACTGGTAAAAATCCATATTGAAAATATCCTTGATATGAAAAAAATCATGGATTTTATCCATGAAGTACCATTTCAAGAATTAGATATCAAAGAACTGGAAATTAGAAAAGAAGCAAAAGAAAAAGAAGCCGAGCGATGCCGGGAATTAAGAGATTATCTATATGAAGATTTCCGTGAAGGAATCATTTCAAAAGAAGATTATAAAGAGCTTCATGACGGGTACACAGAAAAGCGGAAAAAAGCCGAGGAAGCAGTCCGAAGCATTGATCAACAGATCAGTGAAGTCATGGAATCAAAAAGTGATAAATATCATTGGCTGGATTATTTTGCCGAGCATCAGAATATACAAGAACTTACAAGAACTGTTGCTGTTGAACTGATTGACCAGATATTAGTATATGATAAAAAACATATTGAAGTCAGATTTAATTTTGATGACTGTT
- a CDS encoding DUF6870 family protein, giving the protein MTAEEYRNYLETDFDDVDLKELKDIRKIRIDRNQTKEKRIAQYLRQVGNPYLVCIGNVKVKIRFANNGVSFEDAFEELLLSV; this is encoded by the coding sequence ATGACTGCAGAAGAATATAGAAACTATCTGGAAACGGATTTTGATGATGTGGATCTGAAGGAATTGAAGGATATCCGAAAAATAAGGATTGACCGGAATCAGACGAAGGAAAAAAGAATAGCTCAATATCTCAGACAGGTGGGAAATCCCTATCTTGTCTGTATAGGAAATGTAAAAGTGAAAATAAGGTTTGCAAACAATGGAGTATCTTTTGAAGATGCATTTGAGGAACTTTTGCTTTCTGTATAA
- a CDS encoding type II toxin-antitoxin system PemK/MazF family toxin, which yields MTIRRGDILWADLGMFPTTSVQSGVRPVIVVSNNKANTYSSVITVVPLTSRIYKKRYLPTHVFISKYDMTGIRKGSLALAEQVMSISTKCIIEKCGRVNKWSLDRVLKAVRIQMGMEGEGHDCRRI from the coding sequence GTGACGATTCGAAGAGGAGATATCTTATGGGCGGATCTCGGTATGTTCCCGACAACTTCGGTTCAGAGTGGAGTAAGACCGGTGATCGTAGTGAGTAATAATAAAGCCAATACATACAGTTCAGTCATAACGGTAGTTCCGCTGACATCAAGAATATATAAGAAGCGGTATTTGCCAACACATGTATTTATCAGTAAATACGATATGACAGGAATCCGAAAAGGAAGTCTGGCACTGGCTGAACAGGTTATGAGCATTTCTACAAAATGTATTATTGAGAAATGCGGAAGAGTAAATAAGTGGAGCCTGGATCGGGTACTGAAAGCAGTACGGATTCAGATGGGAATGGAGGGAGAAGGGCATGACTGCAGAAGAATATAG
- a CDS encoding sigma factor-like helix-turn-helix DNA-binding protein — protein MYIEHPYFYEGKYYANIDGEMIEITKEVAYAMNNFYRSSKAKKVEIKNELGEVVDKMLREVPYSGQSIDGEGFMIEDFPDLNCDVEHCVLTKMEQQDIHKVINQLNSEERMIIYGIFFENKTQTQMAEIMGISRQMLSYKLKSTLNKMREMYMNKFF, from the coding sequence ATGTATATTGAACACCCATATTTTTATGAAGGAAAGTACTACGCAAATATTGATGGAGAAATGATTGAGATTACAAAAGAAGTTGCGTATGCGATGAACAATTTTTACAGAAGCAGCAAGGCAAAAAAAGTTGAGATTAAGAACGAACTGGGTGAGGTTGTGGATAAGATGCTGAGAGAAGTACCTTATAGCGGTCAGTCCATTGATGGAGAAGGCTTCATGATTGAGGATTTTCCAGATCTGAACTGTGATGTGGAGCATTGTGTACTGACAAAAATGGAACAGCAGGATATTCACAAAGTGATCAATCAGCTGAACTCAGAGGAACGCATGATTATTTATGGCATTTTCTTTGAAAACAAGACACAGACACAGATGGCAGAGATCATGGGTATTTCCAGACAGATGCTGTCATACAAGCTGAAATCCACTCTTAATAAGATGCGTGAAATGTATATGAATAAATTTTTTTAA
- a CDS encoding sporulation initiation factor Spo0A C-terminal domain-containing protein, with amino-acid sequence MREKTIYEKIAEKYNTTPEEVRREMQIAIDAGFDSPDPAVQEEWKKMTLKGDRPTPEEVINYAVKKLKGN; translated from the coding sequence ATGAGAGAAAAAACTATTTATGAGAAGATTGCAGAAAAGTACAACACAACACCAGAAGAAGTACGCAGAGAAATGCAGATAGCCATAGATGCAGGATTTGATAGTCCTGATCCGGCTGTGCAGGAAGAATGGAAGAAAATGACACTTAAAGGAGACAGACCTACACCGGAAGAAGTAATCAATTACGCAGTAAAAAAACTAAAAGGAAATTAA
- a CDS encoding helix-turn-helix domain-containing protein, with protein sequence MMDLKAVGQRIKAAREAKNLTQEELAALVNLSTTHVSVIERGLKVTKLDTFVAIANALDVSADALLIDVVTHSVTGVTNELSDMIGKLPKDEQKRILNAVRALVD encoded by the coding sequence ATGATGGATTTAAAAGCGGTTGGTCAGCGAATCAAAGCAGCAAGAGAAGCAAAAAATCTTACACAGGAAGAACTGGCGGCGCTGGTAAATTTAAGTACAACACATGTCAGTGTGATAGAAAGAGGACTGAAAGTAACAAAGTTGGATACCTTTGTAGCAATTGCCAATGCACTTGATGTATCGGCTGATGCGCTACTGATAGATGTTGTGACACATTCTGTCACAGGTGTTACTAATGAATTATCTGATATGATAGGGAAATTGCCAAAGGACGAGCAGAAAAGAATTTTAAATGCTGTTAGAGCTTTGGTAGACTAA
- a CDS encoding PD-(D/E)XK nuclease family transposase → MNVAKAETVKTEELETRYERYKGILKNLTIMSDVFMRNVFKKRECTEYVLQVIMDKKDLKVIDQVLQKDYKNLQGRSAILDCVARDSEGKQMDVEIQQDNEGASPKRARYHSGLMDMNTLNPGQDFDDLPESYVIFITRDDALGYGLPIYHIDRKIEEVSENFKDEAHIIYVNSKKQEDTELGRLMHDLHCKNAEDMHSKILADRVYELKETQKGVEFMCREMEQIYSEGIESGELKKAKASALSMAADGMKVDKIAHYLNVSAQMVQKWIDESMSVAH, encoded by the coding sequence ATGAACGTGGCGAAAGCAGAAACCGTGAAAACAGAAGAATTGGAAACACGTTACGAAAGATACAAGGGTATCTTAAAAAACCTTACCATCATGAGCGATGTGTTTATGCGGAATGTATTTAAGAAACGTGAATGTACAGAATATGTTCTGCAGGTAATTATGGATAAAAAGGATCTGAAAGTGATTGATCAGGTTCTTCAAAAGGACTATAAGAATTTACAGGGACGTTCAGCTATTCTGGACTGTGTTGCCAGAGATTCTGAAGGCAAGCAGATGGATGTAGAAATCCAACAGGACAACGAAGGGGCATCTCCCAAAAGAGCAAGGTATCATAGTGGTCTGATGGATATGAACACATTAAATCCAGGACAGGATTTTGATGACCTTCCGGAAAGCTACGTGATTTTTATCACCAGAGACGATGCACTTGGATACGGACTTCCGATTTATCATATAGACAGGAAAATCGAAGAAGTCAGTGAGAATTTTAAGGATGAAGCTCATATTATTTATGTAAATTCTAAGAAACAAGAGGATACAGAATTAGGCAGACTGATGCATGATCTTCACTGTAAGAATGCAGAAGATATGCACAGTAAGATACTTGCTGACAGAGTATACGAATTGAAGGAAACACAGAAAGGGGTGGAATTCATGTGCCGTGAGATGGAACAGATTTATAGTGAAGGTATTGAAAGTGGTGAGCTGAAAAAAGCAAAAGCCTCAGCATTATCCATGGCTGCGGATGGAATGAAAGTTGATAAAATAGCCCACTATCTTAATGTAAGTGCTCAAATGGTACAGAAATGGATTGACGAGAGCATGAGTGTTGCACATTAA
- a CDS encoding LexA family protein, translating into MKKALTRKQEESYQCILNYTKEHGYPPTVREFGELIGVKSTSSAFSRIKQLEQNGYIRRIPASPRAIEIL; encoded by the coding sequence TTGAAAAAAGCATTAACCAGAAAACAGGAAGAAAGTTATCAGTGTATTTTGAATTATACGAAGGAGCATGGATATCCGCCGACAGTTCGGGAATTTGGAGAGTTGATCGGGGTGAAATCAACATCATCTGCTTTTTCCAGAATCAAGCAGTTGGAGCAAAACGGATATATCCGAAGGATTCCGGCATCGCCAAGAGCAATCGAGATTTTATAG
- the dinB gene encoding DNA polymerase IV produces MSERVILHSDMNCFYASVEMLHHPEFAGMPLAVGGDPEARHGIVLTANYIAKKKGVKTGMALWQAKQVYPEIIFVPPRMDLYLRFSQMAREIYSEYTDKIEPYGIDEAWLDVSDSGNLKGSGMTIAREISHRIKYELGVTVSIGISWNKIYAKLGSDYKKPDAITEFNRENYKDRIWQLPASDLLYVGRQTNKKLQKLGIRTIGQLAESDEKLLESHFGKIGNVLWAFANGWDEDPVCKEGYEAPVKSIGNSTTTPRDLENDLDVWIIQIALAESVAARLRKHGFKCKTVEITVRDNGLYSFSRQIHLRQPTNITNEIVTAAFQLFKDNYKWEHPIRSLGIRAADLVLDDIPVQLDLFGNQEKKEKLEKLDRTVDEIRRRFGYFSIQRAAMYQDKVLSHLDAGTHTVHPHSYFHG; encoded by the coding sequence TTGAGTGAGCGTGTGATCCTGCATAGTGATATGAACTGTTTTTATGCCAGTGTAGAAATGCTACATCATCCGGAATTTGCTGGAATGCCTCTGGCAGTCGGTGGTGATCCGGAAGCCCGGCATGGAATTGTGCTGACAGCAAATTATATTGCCAAGAAAAAAGGAGTAAAAACCGGAATGGCATTATGGCAGGCGAAACAGGTTTACCCGGAAATTATTTTTGTACCACCACGGATGGATTTATATTTGCGATTTTCTCAAATGGCAAGGGAAATCTATTCAGAGTATACAGATAAAATTGAGCCATATGGAATTGATGAAGCCTGGCTGGATGTATCAGATAGTGGAAATCTGAAAGGAAGCGGAATGACGATTGCGAGAGAAATCAGCCATCGGATTAAATACGAACTTGGAGTAACAGTGAGTATTGGAATTTCCTGGAATAAGATTTATGCGAAACTTGGTTCAGATTACAAAAAGCCGGATGCAATCACAGAGTTTAATCGAGAAAATTATAAAGACAGGATATGGCAGCTTCCTGCGTCAGATTTGCTTTATGTCGGAAGACAGACAAATAAGAAATTGCAAAAACTTGGAATCCGGACAATCGGGCAACTTGCGGAATCAGACGAAAAGTTGTTAGAGAGCCATTTTGGAAAAATAGGAAATGTATTATGGGCTTTCGCAAATGGCTGGGATGAAGATCCGGTTTGCAAGGAAGGGTATGAAGCTCCAGTAAAGTCGATAGGTAATAGCACCACAACACCGAGAGATCTGGAAAATGATCTGGATGTTTGGATCATTCAAATAGCATTGGCAGAAAGTGTAGCTGCACGATTGCGGAAACATGGATTTAAATGCAAAACAGTAGAAATTACAGTTCGAGATAATGGATTGTATAGTTTTTCCAGACAGATACATTTACGACAGCCAACGAATATTACAAATGAGATTGTAACTGCAGCATTTCAGCTATTTAAAGATAATTACAAATGGGAACATCCCATTAGAAGCCTGGGAATCCGAGCTGCGGATCTTGTGTTAGATGATATTCCCGTGCAGTTGGATTTATTTGGAAATCAGGAGAAAAAAGAAAAGTTAGAGAAGCTGGATCGTACTGTAGATGAGATAAGACGACGGTTTGGATATTTCAGTATACAGCGAGCGGCAATGTACCAGGATAAAGTCTTATCCCACTTAGACGCTGGTACGCACACGGTCCATCCACACAGTTATTTTCATGGGTAA
- a CDS encoding helix-turn-helix domain-containing protein: MRDFGEILAENRKKKGYSQSDLVNLLSQEGIQVTTKALSKWENNAREPALHVFLTLCQLLDIEDIYESFFGENPYNIMSGLNEEGRNKLIEFADILKASKKFSPLSAKIIPFHHPVEITWEPVSAGTGNYLEDSVKETYDVGHLAPEQTDFGVRISGDSMEPLYHTDDVAWIQKKDSLANGEIGIFYLNGNTYIKELHDEPDGVYLISLNQKYRPIQVLESDSFKIFGKVIGKCKGAEIPGFH; this comes from the coding sequence ATGCGTGATTTCGGGGAAATATTAGCAGAAAATAGAAAAAAGAAAGGATACTCTCAATCAGATCTGGTAAACCTGCTTTCTCAGGAAGGTATTCAGGTCACTACAAAAGCACTCTCCAAATGGGAGAACAATGCACGAGAACCCGCTTTACATGTTTTCCTGACACTTTGCCAGTTACTTGATATCGAAGATATATATGAATCCTTCTTTGGAGAAAATCCATATAACATTATGAGTGGATTGAATGAAGAAGGCAGAAATAAATTGATTGAATTTGCTGATATTTTGAAAGCTTCTAAAAAGTTTTCTCCACTGTCTGCAAAGATTATCCCATTCCATCATCCTGTAGAAATTACCTGGGAACCAGTTTCTGCTGGTACTGGAAATTACCTGGAAGATTCTGTAAAAGAAACCTATGACGTAGGACATCTTGCTCCTGAGCAGACTGACTTTGGTGTGCGGATCTCTGGTGATAGTATGGAGCCACTTTATCATACAGACGATGTTGCATGGATTCAGAAAAAAGATTCTCTTGCTAATGGTGAAATTGGAATCTTCTATCTCAACGGCAATACTTACATCAAGGAATTACACGATGAGCCAGATGGTGTTTATCTGATCTCTTTAAATCAAAAATATCGTCCTATCCAAGTTTTGGAATCTGACTCTTTTAAGATTTTTGGAAAAGTAATCGGGAAATGCAAAGGTGCAGAAATTCCAGGATTTCATTAG
- a CDS encoding helix-turn-helix transcriptional regulator — MAINNTLKDIREERNLIQADLAEAIGSCSQTIGRIERGERNPSLEIAIRLAHYLKVPVEDIFQVED; from the coding sequence ATGGCAATCAATAATACATTAAAAGATATTCGTGAAGAACGGAATCTCATTCAAGCAGATTTGGCTGAAGCCATAGGTTCCTGCAGCCAGACGATAGGCCGCATCGAACGTGGAGAACGAAATCCCTCTCTTGAGATTGCAATCCGGCTGGCACATTACCTGAAAGTGCCTGTAGAAGATATTTTTCAAGTTGAAGACTGA
- a CDS encoding MmcQ/YjbR family DNA-binding protein produces MIMDRISEESGVEKIVKTEEIFEYVQKQYGTVPEYLWSKSPDSAVLRHKNGKWYAVFMTVEKSKLGLEGNDLVAIMDVKCDPEMTSMIIQTYGFLPGYHMNKQHWITILLDGSVSEAKTLDFLDMSYDLIDGAGRKEENVSGLQ; encoded by the coding sequence ATGATTATGGACAGGATATCAGAAGAATCAGGAGTTGAAAAGATTGTGAAGACGGAAGAAATCTTTGAATACGTGCAGAAACAGTACGGTACAGTTCCAGAATATTTATGGAGTAAATCGCCAGACAGTGCTGTACTTCGTCATAAAAATGGAAAATGGTATGCAGTATTCATGACAGTTGAGAAATCTAAGTTGGGATTAGAGGGAAATGATCTGGTTGCCATCATGGACGTAAAGTGCGATCCAGAAATGACCAGCATGATTATTCAGACTTATGGATTTTTACCAGGATACCATATGAATAAACAGCACTGGATCACGATTTTACTGGATGGTTCAGTCAGTGAAGCGAAGACATTGGACTTTTTGGATATGAGCTATGACCTGATTGACGGAGCAGGCAGAAAAGAAGAAAATGTAAGTGGATTACAGTGA
- a CDS encoding MobC family plasmid mobilization relaxosome protein translates to MAKRKRNIQILFCVSPEEKKLIRRKMIESKTKNMGAYLRKMAIDGYIVNTDTTPLKKQYEEMHKIGVNINQIAKKVNSTGDLYPEEMQELKEMVKELWRILRSSPLK, encoded by the coding sequence ATGGCAAAGAGAAAAAGAAATATACAAATTTTGTTTTGTGTTTCCCCGGAAGAAAAAAAGCTGATTCGCAGAAAGATGATTGAATCAAAAACAAAAAATATGGGAGCTTACCTTCGTAAAATGGCAATCGACGGTTACATCGTCAACACCGACACTACTCCGCTAAAGAAACAGTATGAGGAAATGCACAAGATTGGCGTAAATATCAATCAGATTGCGAAAAAAGTAAACAGCACCGGAGATCTGTATCCGGAAGAAATGCAAGAATTGAAAGAGATGGTGAAAGAATTATGGCGTATCTTAAGATCTTCCCCATTAAAGTAA
- a CDS encoding relaxase/mobilization nuclease domain-containing protein yields MAYLKIFPIKVTDKKALDYITNPDKTDEKLLVSSFGCSPETADLEFSMTREMAKKNGMDKGDNLAFHLIQSFKPGEVDAETAHRLGQQFADEVLKGKYEYVISTHVDKNHIHNHIIFNAASFVDHHKYVSNKRSYHKICRISNRICHENGLVTSMPTGEKGKSYKENLEYHRGTSWKAKLRVAVDKAIWSSINYEEFLQKMQLAGYEVRQGKHLSFRAPEQKNFTYMKSLGSYYSEENVRIRLVKNRSKAKAPKHLSREARLYINISTYVTTGNREGFERWAKLNNLKEAARTFNYLSENNLLNYEDFQQHLSDVNASVKAAEQRITQINNDLSTQKVIQKHCDSYRLCRKVIEDCKSAKNPKAYRTKHQAEYQLHDSLKKELQDLGVTKIPSSNKIQKQIENLESEQAATIREKQELQKKQKTLEIIRQNFTALLDAPIFRESIENKRENSL; encoded by the coding sequence ATGGCGTATCTTAAGATCTTCCCCATTAAAGTAACAGACAAGAAAGCTCTGGACTATATTACAAATCCAGATAAGACAGATGAAAAACTGTTAGTTTCCAGTTTTGGCTGTTCCCCGGAAACTGCAGATCTTGAATTTTCTATGACAAGAGAAATGGCAAAAAAGAACGGTATGGATAAAGGTGATAACCTGGCATTTCATCTGATCCAGTCGTTCAAGCCTGGTGAGGTTGATGCAGAAACCGCCCATCGCTTAGGGCAGCAATTTGCAGACGAAGTACTAAAAGGAAAATATGAATATGTGATCAGCACCCATGTTGATAAAAATCACATTCATAACCATATCATCTTCAACGCTGCAAGTTTTGTTGATCATCACAAGTATGTTTCCAATAAGCGGAGCTACCATAAAATCTGCCGGATTAGTAATCGTATCTGCCATGAAAATGGTCTTGTCACCAGTATGCCAACCGGAGAAAAAGGTAAAAGCTATAAAGAGAACCTGGAATATCACCGTGGAACCAGCTGGAAAGCCAAACTGCGTGTTGCTGTAGATAAAGCTATCTGGTCTTCTATCAACTATGAGGAATTTCTACAAAAGATGCAGTTAGCAGGATATGAAGTTCGACAGGGAAAACATCTGTCCTTCCGTGCACCGGAACAGAAAAACTTCACTTATATGAAATCTCTCGGAAGCTATTATTCGGAAGAAAATGTCCGTATCCGTCTGGTTAAAAATCGTAGCAAAGCGAAAGCTCCAAAGCATCTGTCCAGAGAAGCTCGCCTGTATATCAATATCTCCACGTATGTTACAACCGGCAATCGAGAAGGCTTTGAACGATGGGCAAAACTCAATAATCTGAAAGAGGCAGCCCGCACCTTCAACTATCTTTCCGAAAATAACCTGCTGAATTATGAAGATTTCCAGCAGCATCTTTCTGATGTTAATGCTTCTGTTAAAGCGGCTGAGCAGAGAATAACGCAAATCAACAATGATCTGAGCACGCAGAAAGTCATTCAGAAACACTGTGATTCTTACCGGCTCTGTCGTAAAGTGATTGAAGATTGCAAATCTGCTAAAAATCCAAAAGCATACAGGACCAAACATCAGGCAGAATACCAACTCCACGATTCACTAAAAAAAGAGCTTCAGGATCTCGGTGTTACCAAAATCCCAAGCTCTAATAAAATCCAGAAGCAAATTGAAAATCTTGAATCTGAACAGGCTGCTACTATCCGGGAAAAACAGGAATTGCAGAAAAAGCAAAAGACACTGGAGATCATTAGACAGAATTTCACCGCACTGCTCGATGCTCCCATATTTCGTGAATCTATTGAAAACAAACGAGAAAACAGCTTATAA
- a CDS encoding helix-turn-helix transcriptional regulator: MIKKTRQDNNMTQEEYANKFGVTRQTVSSWENEKSMPDLQLIITICNTYNFSLDSLLNEDHKFVSKIDMTQKIFRTLKRILPIFCIIGCVYVAVLGIWKINAVRKEEGFVSNVKSLGFELENGLYVLYDEDIIYELPNQKLPFMKFGFNLQQITSTYRNEKFSCNILLNYDEQQYTFNIDYGLDHQITGTIATNKTIEYNDLSKDDDTVLNTYKDTIETILCKMVTYYDAAYL; encoded by the coding sequence ATGATTAAGAAAACAAGGCAAGATAATAATATGACGCAAGAGGAGTATGCTAATAAATTTGGTGTCACAAGGCAGACTGTTTCAAGTTGGGAAAATGAAAAAAGTATGCCTGATTTACAGCTGATCATAACTATTTGTAATACATATAATTTCTCTCTGGATTCATTATTAAATGAGGATCATAAATTTGTAAGCAAAATAGATATGACACAAAAAATTTTTCGTACTTTAAAAAGAATATTACCGATTTTCTGTATTATAGGATGTGTTTATGTAGCTGTTTTGGGGATTTGGAAAATAAATGCAGTGAGAAAAGAGGAAGGCTTTGTTTCTAATGTTAAAAGTTTGGGATTTGAGTTGGAAAATGGACTCTATGTGCTGTACGATGAAGATATAATATATGAGTTGCCAAATCAAAAATTACCATTTATGAAATTCGGATTTAATCTTCAACAGATTACTTCAACATATAGAAATGAGAAGTTCTCTTGTAATATTCTTTTGAATTACGATGAGCAACAATACACTTTTAATATAGACTATGGCTTGGATCATCAAATTACAGGAACGATAGCGACTAACAAAACAATAGAATACAATGATTTATCAAAAGATGATGATACTGTATTGAATACATATAAAGATACAATAGAGACTATTTTATGCAAAATGGTTACATATTATGATGCTGCATATTTATAA